From the Thermus thermamylovorans genome, the window CTGGAGGCGGCGTTGGCCCTCAAGGAGGCTGGGGCCCGGGTGGCGGTCCTGGCCCGGCGGGCGAGCTTCTTCGAGGAGGCCCAAAAACACCTGGGGGAGGCCCTCTACCTGGAGGGTGACGTGCGGGACGAGGCCCGGCTGGAAGAGGTGGTGAGGGAGGTGGAAAAGGAACTCGGGCCCCTCGCCATCCTGGTGAACGCCGCCGGGATCAGCTGGGGGGCCCCTTCCCTGGAGATGCCCGCGGAGAAGGTGCGGGAGGTCCTGGAGGTGAACCTGGTGGGGGCCTTTCTGGCCAGCCGGGCCGCCGCCCGGCGCATGCGGGAGCGGGGCTACGGCAAGATCCTCCACATCGCCTCCGTGGCCGGGCTTAAAGGGGAGCCCCCGGAGGTCCTGGACGCGGTGGGC encodes:
- a CDS encoding SDR family oxidoreductase, coding for MFLEQFRLDGKVALVTGGSRGLGLEAALALKEAGARVAVLARRASFFEEAQKHLGEALYLEGDVRDEARLEEVVREVEKELGPLAILVNAAGISWGAPSLEMPAEKVREVLEVNLVGAFLASRAAARRMRERGYGKILHIASVAGLKGEPPEVLDAVGYAASKGGVIALTRDLAVKWGRWGIRVNALAPGFFPTRMTERVLPRVEAHLRATLPLGRPGRPGELGGAVLFLCSPASDYITGAVLPVDGGATAL